The genomic stretch CGGGCGCTTCGCGACGAGCGACCTGAACGACCTGTACCGCCGCCTGATCAACCGCAACAACCGCCTGAAGAAGCTGATCAACCAGGGCGCGCCCGACATGATCATCCGCAACGAGAAGCGCATGCTTCAGGAAGCGGTGGACGCCCTGATCGACAACGGCCGCCGCGGCAGCCCGGTCACCAACCCCGGCTCCGACCGCAGCCTGCGCTCGCTGACCGACCTGCTGGGCGGCAAGCAGGGCCGCTTCCGGCAGAACCTGCTCGGTAAGCGCGTGGACTACTCCGGCCGCTCGGTGATCGTGGTCGGCCCGCAGCTCAAGCTCCACCAGTGCGGGGTGCCCAAGCGCATGGCGCTGGAACTCTTCAAGCCGTTCCTGTTCAAGGTGCTCGAAGAGAAGGGCGAGGTCACGAACATCAAGCAGGCCCGCAAGATGCTCGAACGCTACCGCGACACCCGCGATACCGTGTGGGACGCGCTGGAAGAGGTCATCGAGGACAAGGTCGTGCTGCTCAACCGCGCGCCCACCCTGCACCGCCTGGGCATCCAGGCCTTCGAGCCGGTGCTCGTGGAAGGCCAGTCCATCCAGCTGCACCCGCTGGTGTGTGAGGCCTTCAACGCCGACTTCGACGGCGACCAGATGGCGATCCACGTCCCGCTGAGCGCGCAGGCACAGGCGGAAGCCCGCATCCAGATGCTGGCCTCGCACAACCTGCTGTCGCCGGCCAACGGCGAGCCGAACGTCAAGCCCAGCCGCGACATCATCCTGGGGATCTTCACGCTGACGCTGCTGCGCAAGGACAACCTGGGTGCAGGAAGCGCCTTCACCAGCGAGCAGGACGTCCTGAGCGCGCTGGACGCCGGCGACATCGCGCTGAACAGCGCGGTCACGCTGAACGGCAAGGAGATCACCCCGGGCCTGCTGAAGTACATCTTCTCGAACCCCGACGAGGCGATCATGGCCGTCGAGCGCGGCGAGATCGACTACCAGGATCACGTCCGTATCCGCCTGAACGGCACCACCTACGACACCAGCGCCGGGCGCGTCATGTTCCGCCGTCTGGTCATGGAGGCGCTGGGCACCCAGGCGCACCTGGTCGACACCCTGGTCAACCTGGAGACCGCGTACGAGAAGGACGCCCTCAAGGACATGGTCATGGCGTGCTTCAAGCACCTCGGGATTGAGGCGACCGCCGGGCTGCTCGACGCGCTGAAGGACTCGGGCTTCAAGCTCAGCACGTCCTCGGGCATCACGATCGGCATCGACGACATCGTGATTCCGCCCAGCAAGCCCGAGATCCTGGCCAGCGCCAACGCGCAGGTCGCGGAGATCGAGCAGAACTACGAGTTCGGCTTCATGACCGAAGAAGAGCGCTACAAGCAGGTCGTGCAGCTGTGGAACGACACCAAGGACGAAGTCAAGAACGCCATGTTCAAGAACTTCGAGGTGAACTACCCGTTCAACCCGCTGTGGATCATGAGCCAGTCGGGGGCGCGCGGGAACGCCCAGCAGATCACGCAGCTCGCCGGGATGCGCGGCCTGATGGCCCGCCCCGACGGTTCTACGATCGAGGTGCCGATCCTGGCGTCCTTCCGCGAGGGCCTGACGGTGCTGGAGTACTTCATCAGCACGCACGGTGCGCGTAAGGGTGGCGCGGACACGGCGCTGCGTACCGCCGACTCGGGCTACCTGACCCGCAAGCTGGTGGACGTGGCCCACGAAGTCGTCGTACGCGACGTGGACTGCGGCACCACCGACTACAGCACGATCAGCCTGGGGGCCAACGACGACCGCACCGGCGAGTGGCGCAGCCGCAAGGCCAGCGAGATCGAGACCTCGATCTACGGCCGCACGCTGACGGCCGACGTGCAGCTCTCCAGCGGCCACACCATCCGCGAGGGCGAGATGCTGTCCCTGGAAGACGTCAAGGCGATCACCAAGGACGCCAAGGCGCTCCAGGAGATCTTCGTCCGCACCCCGCTGAACTGCCGTGTCAAGAGCGGCGTGTGCCAGAAGTGCTACGGCTACGACCTGTCGCAGGCCAAGCCCGTCAGCATGGGTGAAGCGGTCGGCGTCGTCGCCGCCGAGTCCATCGGCGAGCCCGGCACGCAGCTGACCATGCGTACGTTCCACACCGGCGGTGTGGCCGGCAGCGGCGACATCACCATGGGTCTGCCCCGCGTGATCGAGCTGTTCGAGGCCCGCAAGCCCAAGGTGCCGGCCCTGATTGCCGACACCACCGGCACGCTGCACATCACCGAGGAAGAGGAACGCTACCTGATCAAGGTGGAGGCCGACGACACCCAGTACAGCGGCAAGCTGCACAAGGTCTCGCGTGCCACGCGCCTCGCCCCGGACATCCGCGACGGCGTCCGTGTGGAAGCCGGGCAGCAGCTCACACGCGGCGCCGTGAACCCCCACGACCTGCTGGAGCACAAGGACAACGAGTCGGCCCAGAAGTACCTGGTCGATGAAGTGCAGCGCGTGTACCGCAGCCAGGGCGTGAAGGTGCACGACAAGCACATCGAGGTCATCATCCGCCAGATGCTGCGCTACGTGGAGATCGTGGACGGCGGCGACACCGACCTGCTCGAGGGCCAGACCGTCGAGCGCTGGGAAGTCGACGCGGCCAACAGCGCCCTGGCCGAGGGCAGCACCCCGAGCAGCTGGAAGCCGGTGCTGCTGGGCATCACCAAGAGCAGCCTGACCACCAAGTCGTGGCTGTCGGCGGCGAGCTTCCAGCACACCACGCACGTGCTGACGGAAGCCTCCATGAAGGGCCAGGTCGACGACCTGATCGGCCTGAAGGAGAACGTCATCCTCGGGAAGCTGATTCCTGCCGGCACCGGCCTGCAGACCGTCCGCGACATGCAGGTCGCCGATGACCGCACGCTGGAGAAGTACGGCGAGGGCAACACCTCGACGGACTCGGTCACGGGCGACCGTTCCTACGACGACACCCGCCCCGGTGTGGTCAACGAGAACGTGACGTACACGAATTGAGCGGACAGCTGATGGCCGAAGGCTGAAGGCCAGCAGCACACACGAAGGCCCCCACCTGGGAACGGGTGGGGGTTTTCGTGTCTTCAGTGGGTATGTCCTACGGCACCTTCTCCTCTGCATACATCCCTGCGTAGTGCTGCCCCAGGCCCACCAGAAACTGCATCTCCTCCTTGGTGGTGCGGGCGCTCAGGCGCATTTCGTAACTGAGGGTCAGGGCGGCAAAGGCCAGCGAGCCGGAGCCGAGGATGGCGAGCAGGATCGGGGCCAGGCCGAAGTCGAGTTTCGCCAGGCTGGCCGCGCCGATCATGATGCTGGTCAGGACGAGCAGGGCCACGGCGACGTACATGGCGGTCATGGCACGGGTCAGGAGCTGGCTGCGGCGGGCCAGGCGCGGCAGCTGGCGCATGATCATCTGCTTTTCCTCGCGGGCCAGCGGCTCGGTGCGGCCCTGCTCGCTGACGAGCACCTTGAACCGCGCCGTGAGCTGGCGCACGCGGTCGGTCGCGCGGCCGACGCGGGTGCTGGTGCTCATGAGCAGGGTGCCGGCCCCGCTGATCAGGACGGCGGGAGTGATCATGCTGGTGAGCACCTGAAGGCTGCTGTCGACCATGCCCCCGATTGTATGAGGGCGGTGCGGCACATCCTGGCCGCCGGATGTGAATCCGGTGTCTGAGCCGTGAAGGACGCGACGGGCCCTTCGAACAATCTTCGTCATTCCTGCACCTGCCGCAGGTCGACGGCCGGCATCCTGGGAGCCACACCGGTGTCGCATACACCGGCGACGGCGCACCGGGAACCGCGCCCACAAGGACACTGACCATGAACCGACTGTTCCGAACCGCCGTACTCGCCCTGACCCTGACCCTCTTCCCGGCCGTGGCCGCCGCGCCGCAGGTGACGGCGGTGGATGGCCGCGGAACTGGGTATGTGGCGCTGCCCACCGAGAGCGGCTGGCTGGCCCTGGTCGTGCCCCTGACCGCCCTGGGGGGCGTGGTGCCGGACGATCTGAGCATCAGCGTGAGTGGCCTGCCCGCCACCACCACGATCACGCTGGACGACGTGACGATCAGCGGGGAGAACGTCCTGCTGCACGTGACCGTGAGCCGCTCGGATCTGAGCACCGGCGTGAACAGCCTCGCGGTGCTGTCGCTGCGCTCGGGGGGCGAGGTGCTGACCAAGGTCTCGATCCCCGTGACCGGCCTCGCCTCCGCGCCGTGAGCGTCAGCGCGTGCGGGTGACCTTGCTCAGCCCCGGCGGCGCGTCGGGATTCAGGCCGCGGTGGCGGGCCAGATGGGCGGCAAACAGGTAGAAGGCCAGGGCGCTGGGTATGGTGTCGGTCACGGCGTGGCCGGTGCCGGGGGTCACCAGCGTGCTGTCTGGAGCGGGGCCGATCGACCGCAGGTCGGCATGGCCGGCGATCAGGTCGGCGTAGGCAGCCTCCGTGGCCGTTGCGGCCGCGTCGGCGGGCGCGAAGCCCAGCAGCGGCAGGCCCTCGGCGAGCAGGCGGCGCGGGCCGTGGGCGAATTCGGCAGCGGAATACGCCTCGGCGTGGATGCCGCTGGTCTCCTTGAGTTTCAGCGCGGCCTCCTGCGCCACGCCGTAGTGCAGGCCACGGGCGAGCACCAGCAGGTTCTCCGCGAACCGGTAGCGCTCGGCCAGGGTGCTGGCGTGTTCCTCCAGGGCCAGCGTGCGCTCCAGTACGGTCGGCAGGCCCTCCAACGCCGTGTGCAGCGCACTGTCGCCGGTCAGGGTGGCGACCACCGGCAGAAGAGCGTACAGGCTGGCAAGGTAGCTCTTGGTGGCGGCCACAGCGCGTTCCTCGCCGCAGCGCAGCGGCAGCACGAACTCCGCGGCCTGCGCGAGATCGCTGTCCTCGACGTTCACCAGCGCGGCGGTCAGGGCGCCGCTCTCACGGGCGGCGCGGACGTTCTCGACGACGTCCGGGCTGGCCCCGCTCTGTGATACGGCGATCACCAGGGCGCCGCGCAGGTCGAGCCGGGTACCGTACAGCGTCAGGACGCTGGGGCCGAGGCAGGCGACGGGCAGGCGCAGTTCGGTCTCCAGCGCGTACTTGAGCACGGTGCAGGCGTGATCGCTGCTGCCACGGGCCACCGTGACCGCGTACGCGGGGCGGCGCTCTCGGATGGCGTGCGCCAGCGCGGCCACGACCTCCCGGTTCTCGCGCCGTTGCCGCGCGATGACCTGCGGGGCCTCGCGGGCTTCCCGGAGCATCACGGAATCGGCGGCCGTCATGCGCCCACTCCCGGTACGGGCACCCCGGCCACGTAGACGGCCTGCACCTCCAGCGCCGGCGACAGCACCACCACATCGGCCCGCTGCCCGGCGCTCAACGTGCCCCGGTCGTTCAGGTTCAGGGACGCGGCGGGCACGGCGCTGGCCATCCGGCTCGCCTCGGGGAGCGGTACGCCGGACTGCACCGCATGCCGCAGCGCCGCGTCCATGGTGAGCAGGCTGCCTGCCAGCGATCCACCCTCCAGGCGGGCCTCGCCGCCGCGCACGACCACCCGCTGGCCGCCGAGTTCACTGTCGCCGTCGCCCAGGCCAGCCGCCCGCATGGCGTCCGTGACCAGCGTGACGCGCCCCGGCGCGGCGGCGCGGGCCAGCAGGAACGACGTGGGATGCACGTGCAGCAGGTCAAGGATGACCTCATGGAAGGCGTGCGGGTCGGCCAGCAGGGCACCGGGCACGCCGGGATCGCGGCCCTCGATGCCGCCCATGGCGTTGTACAGGTGTGTGGAGCACGTGCGGATGCCCTGCGCGTGCAGGGCGTTCAGGAAGGCGGTGACGGTTGCGGCGTCGGCGCGGGTGTGTCCCACGCCGATGCGGATGCCAGCGGCCCCCATCGCCAGCGCGGCCTCCAGGGCCCCCGGCAGCTCCGGGGCGATGGTCACGGCACGGACGACCCCGCCCTCCAGCACCTGGGCCACCCGTTCCGACGTGGGCAGCACCGTGTTCGGCGGCTGTGCCCCCAGGCGGCCGGGGCTGATGAACGGCCCTTCGAGGTGCGCGCCGGGAATATCCGGGCCGTCATCCATGCCACTGCGCATGACGTCCCGCACAGCATCCAGGGCATGCAGGACACGCTCCCAGGGGTTGGTGATGGTCGTGGGCAGCAGCGTGGTCGTGCCGTGCCGGGCGTGGAAGCGGGCGAGCTGCCGCACGCCATCCGGGCCGTCCATGGTGTCCGCGCCGTGACCGCCGTGGACGTGCGCGTCGACGAATCCCGGCACGATCAGCGTGTCCGGGGCGTCCGGCTGCGGCGTGATGCTGGTGATGGTGTCCGTGAAGTCGATCCGGCCGGGAATCAGCTGCTCTCCGATCACGAGCTGGCCGGTCAGGGTGGTGGGCGTGGGTGCAGACATGCGGAACCTCGTCAGGGGGCGGCGGCCGGACAGTCACCGCCCAGCGTAGTGCAGCGCGCACGGTCACGCGGCGTCCGGTGGTGCCGATCACCGGCCCGGAGCGCTCCGGGCCGCTCTGGTAGGCTGCGCCCCATGTGGGCTTCAGACCGTGCCAGTGCCGTGCCGGGCAGCGTGTTCTCGCTGATGGATCAGGCCATGGGCCGCGCCCGCGCCGCCGGCCTCCCCGTCATCGACCTGAGCATCGGCAGCAGCGACCTGCACCCGCCTGCGGCCGTGCTGGATGTCCTGCGGGACGCGACGCGGGATCCGGCCACGTACCGCTACCCCATGGTGAGCGACACCCGGCCCCTGCGGATGGCAGCGGCCGACTATCTGCACCGCCGTTTCGGGGTGCAGGTGAACGCCGACGGCGAGGTCGTGCCGCTGATCGGAGCACAGGAAGGGCTGGCGCACCTGCTGCTGGCCGTGACCGATCCCGGCGACACGCTGCTGCTGCCGGATCCGTGTTACCCGCCCTATCTGGGGGCGGCGGCCGTGGCGGGGCTGAACGTGGTCACGTTGCCGCTGCACGTGGAACGCGGGTTCCTGCCGGATCTGGACGCCGTGCCGGCGGGCGTGCGGCCCCGCGTGCTGCTGCTGAACTATCCGAACAACCCGACGTCGGCCGTGGCGGATCTGGCCTTCTTCGAGCGCGCTGCCGGGTGGTGCCGGGCCCGGGGCACCCTGCTGGTACACGACAACCCCTATGCCGAGCTGACCTTCGGCACCTACCGTGCTCCCAGTGCCCTGCAGGCCGGGGTGGACGGTGTGGTGGAACTGCACTCGCTGAGCAAGACCCACCACATGGGCGGCTTCCGCGTGGGCTTCGCGGCGGGTGACGCGGGGGCACTGGCCGCCCTGGCCCGCGTGAAGGGTGCCGTGGACTTCCATCCGTACCTGGGCATCCAGCGGGCGGCGGCGCTCGCGCTCGGACTGCCGGAGGACGTGGGCCGGGAGGGCGCGGCGACCTTCGAGGCGCGGCGGGACGCCCTGGTGCCGGCCCTGCAACGCCTGGACTGGGACGTGACGCTGCCGCAGGCGAGCATGTTCGTGTGGGCACGGGTGCCGGGCCTGACGGACTCGGTGGCCTTTGCCGTGCAGCTGGCCGCGCAGACCGGTGTGGCCGTCAGTCCGGGCCGGGCCTTCGGCGTGCAGGGGGAGGGCTTCGTGCGCCTCGCCCTGGTGCAGCCGCCCGCTGCCCTGGAACGGGCCGCGCGGGCCCTGTCCGGGGCGGCCATCCCGTCGGGCAGCGCTCCGCTGGCCCGCTGACGCCACAGCCAGCGGCGGCGGTGGGGTTCGCCCCCCCCGACACGGACGCGGCCACGACACCTCAACCCCACCTGGAGCACGTTTGACGGTCCGAAGTCCTCTATCATCAGGCAGCCGTATGCCTTCTTCGTCCTTTCCTCACGAGTCGATGCGCGTCCTGCTGGTCGAGGACAACCAGGACGACGCCTACCTGACCCAGGAGGCGTTCCTGTCCCTGGATCCCACTCCAGAATTCACGGTGTGCTCCGACGGCGTGGAGGCCATGGAGTACCTGCACCGTCGGCTCGACCACGGCGAGTCCCTGCCGGATATCGTCCTGATGGATCTGAACATGCCCCGCATGGACGGTTTCGGGCTGCTCGAGCACCTCAAGCAGGACACGGCGCTGCGGCGCCTGCCGGTGCTGGTGTTCAGCACCAGCAATTCCCGTGACGACATCCGCCGCGCGTACGACAAGTACGCCAACTCGTACATCTGCAAGCCCCGGCTGTTCAGCGAGTACGAGGACGTGGTGCAGGCTGTCCGCAGCTTCTGGATGCAGACCGCCAGCCTGCCCAGCTGAGCGCTCGCAGCGCCTACACTGCCGGGATGCACAGCGCTGGGCGGGAACGGGCAGCGTGGCGAAACGCGCTCGCGAACATCATCGACAACACCGACACGCGGGCCGGACGGCTCTTCGACGTGCTGCTGATCGCGGCCATCGTGCTGAGCGTGGTGGCCGTCATGCTCGACAGTGTCGGCGTGTACCAGGCCCGGTACGGCGCCACCCTGCGCGGCCTGGAATGGATCCTGACCGTGCTGTTTACCGTGGAGTACGTGCTGCGGCTGGTGGCGGCGCGCTCGGCCCGGCAGTATGCGCTCAGCTTCTTCGGAGTGGTGGACATCCTGTCCATCCTGCCGGCCTATGTGGCGCTGCTGGTGCCCGGAGCGCAGTTCCTGCTGATCATCCGAGTGCTGAGGCTGCTGCGGATCTTCCGGATCTTCAAACTGGCCCGCTACCTGTCGGAGGCGAGCGTGCTCACGACTGCGCTGCGGGCGAGTCTGGCGAAGATCACGGTGTTCCTGGCAGTGGTGCTCACCCTGGTCGTGGTGATCGGCACCCTGATGTACGTGGTCGAGGGACCGCAGTACGGCTTTACCAGCATCCCGACCAGCATCTACTGGGCGGTGGTCACCCTGACCACGGTCGGCTACGGGGATATCGCGCCCAAGACCCCGGTGGGCAAGACCCTGGCCTCGGTCGCGATGATCCTGGGGTACGGCATCATCGCCGTGCCGACGGGCATCGTCACCGTCGGGCTGGCGCAGGCTCAGGCCAGCCGGCGCAGCGACCGCCTGTGCCCGCGCTGCGGCCTGGAGCGCCATGAGCCCGATGCCCGCTACTGCCGGCGCTGCGGCCAGAACCTGCCGGAGTCAGGATCCGGGGCGATCCCGGAGCTCCCGTGATCCGGAGCGCCGCGCCGGGTGGGCGGCCGCAGCCGAGTCCAGGGCGTCGCGCTGTGCCTGGTCGTCCGTCCGTCGCTCCTCGGCACTGGGAGGCGACGCCGCCAGCAGGGCGAGCAGCAGCACGGTCACGCCCAGAGACACCAGCAACACGAAGACGATCAACATAGAACCTCGGAACGACGGGAGGGCGGCGCGGTGAGGCGTCAGCATACGCGTCATGACCGCCGGACACCGCGTGGAAATCACACGGGAGCCAGAGCGGGTCTTGGGGCTTCTCACATGAACCGGGGCGCGTGATTGCCGGCCGCCGGTCTGACCGCAGTATGCTCAGCCGCATGTCGGCAGATGTGCTGGAGCGGTTGCGTGGCGGACTGGTGGTGTCGTGTCAGGCGGATCCGGGCAGTCCGCTGCGCGATCCGTTCATCATCGGGCGGCTGGCGCTGGCGGCCGTCATGGGCGGCGCCCGCGGCGTCCGGATCCAGGGCTTCGACAACGTCGGCGCCGTGCGGGCGGTGACGGACGTCCCGATCATCGGTCTGACGAAGACTGACCGCGACGACACGGACGTGTACATCACCCCGACCGCTGCCGAGGCGGTGCGGCTGGCCGAACTCGGGGCGCAGATCGTCGCCCTGGACGGCACCGACCGCCCCCGGCCGGAGCCGCTGGCGGCGATGTTCGCTGCGGTTCACGGCGCGGGTGCCCTGGTCATGGCCGACATCAGCACCGTGGACGAGGCGCGGCTGGCCCTGGCGGCCGGCGCAGACATCGTGGGCACCACCCTGAGTGGATACACCCCGCACAGCCGCCCCGGCCCCGAGGCGGACTGGATGCTGCTGGACGAGCTGCGCCACGCCGGCCTGCCCTTCGCCGCCGAGGGCCGACTGAACGCACCGGACGACGCAGCCCGTGCCATGTCGGCGGGCGCGGCGTTCGTGGTCGTGGGCAGCGCGATCACCCGGCCGGATGTGATCACCGGGTGGTTCACCCGCGCGCTGCAGGACGCGCTCCCGGAATGATGGGCTGGCCGGTCACGGACTGACGTGGGCGGCAGCGAGATCAAGGTCGGTCGGCCCGGCCATGGGGCCCGGTGTGGGCGTCCGCAGGGGCCGCATCCACTCGACGATCCAGCGGGCCACCTGGTCGCTGCGGGCGGCGACGATATCGAGGTGTGACGCTCCGGGCAGGGTGCGGACGGTCACCGCTCCGCGCGTCTTCTTCCCATATGCCACGAAGTCCGCTGCCTGCGTGACCCCCCTCTGGGCCGCGATCCCCAGTACCGGCAGCGTCAGGGCGGAGGTATGCCACACGTGCAGGGTCTGTTCGAACGGCGTGCCCACGGTACCGGTGCGGGCGGCGGCCACGTCCAGGGTCAGGCGGTTCGGGAAGTACCACTCGGTGTAGTCCGCGAGCGGCGTCCAGTAGCGGTTCACGAAGTCCTGGCCGTCGGTGGGGGCGGCCGGGTCATCCTGCCACCCGACCGGGCGCGAGGTGTCCTGTGGCCCGACCAGCCAGTGGCTGTCGCGCCCGCCCAGAGCCAGGGCCAGGAAGCTGGGGGCCTCGATGGCGTTGGTGGGCTGTCCGGTCTGCACCGTCATGAACGGCAGCAGGGCATAACGGCTCTCCAGCTGCAGGAGACACGCGGCGAGGTTGGTGGCAGGCACCGCGCTCAGGCCACGCTCCGGGGCCAGGGCGTCCGGGGCGGCGGCGGCCAGCCGGGCCTGCGCCGCCGCCTGACTGGCGAGCCTGGGGCCGAAGACCAGCGTGTTCACATAGGGCTGCCGGTCGAGCTGTCGGAGACCCGGCAGCACACCCAGCGCATTCAGGCCGCCCTGGTCGTACTGGTCGGTGTTGATCTCGCGGTCGGCCAGCGTGCCGGGCAGGCCGTCGAGCATGACCAGCCCGCGCACGTCGTCGGCCCCGGCCCGGCCGCCGAAGTCATAGGCGGCGTACAGTCCGGTCAGGCCGGCCCCCAGCGAGTGCCCGCCCAGGAAGACGTCGGGAGTCACGCGGCGGGCCTCCTGCACGGCCGCCCGCCAGTCGCGCAGCGTGACGTCCAGCCCCCAGTCGCGCATGAAGGCCACGCGGCCCGGCGGCACCACGGGCAGACCGTCCTGCACGATCCGGGTCAGGGTGGCCGTGTCCGCGCCCGCCAGCTGCGCCTGCGGCTCGAGGGTATTGCTGCGCCGGTCGACCGCCCACACCGCCACGCCCGGATCCCGCGCCACGATCTGCCGCGCCAGCCGGTCGAAGCTGCCCGCGCCACCCAGGTAGCCGGGCATGAGCAGCAGGATCGCCCGTGGCCGGCTCGGGCCGTACCGCACCGTGATGCTGGCGTTGTACTGGGCGGGCGTGCCGGGCACGGTCACGCCCGCCCGCTGCACACGGACGGCGGGAATGCGGGTCAGCGGCGGGTCAGCGGCGGCCTGCGCCGCGCCCAGCGCCAGCATGAGCGCGGCCCCGCCGCACGCCAGCCGGCGGAGGACAGACGAGGGACACACGGCAGCCATACCTCATGCTGACGCGCCCCGGAACCGCCGTGATGGGCCGGTCAAGAGCATTTCTTGGAAGATCGGGCGTCCCCGCGCTCACAGCGGTGTTCAGATCCGCCCAGGGGCGGAACTGATGCCCCAGGGCTCCACTGTCAACCGCTGTCGTCTCAGGGACTCGCTCCGCTCGTTTCAGAAGGAATGAGGGTACCCTCATTCCCTCCGAACTCTGCTGTCAGTGCCCGGAGTCGTCGTCGCGGCGTCCGTACTTGTCATCCAGATAACGGCCGTGCGCCTGCAGGTCTCGGGCCTGCTGGGCGGTCCGGCCCCGCACGATGGCCGTCATGCGCGTCTCGATCAGCGCGAGCTGGCGCGCGAATTCCCGCTGGCTGTCCGGCGTCGCGGGCGCGGCCCGGTAGGCACCGAGCAGGGCCGGCAGATCTTCGCGCGCCGCCTGCCGGGCGTCGAAGGTATCGCGGCCCAGGGTCTGGTCACCGTCGCAGACCCGCAGCGCCTGGGCTGTGGCGGCCAGCGTCCGGCGGTACACGGCGCGATCCGGGGCCGGCAGGGCGCGGGCATGGCGGTGCAGCGTGGTCAGTACCGGCAGTTCCGTCGGCCCGGAGACGGCGCCCAGGGAGTCGTCCGGCCGCAGCAGCGTCCGTGCCCGGCGGGCGAGCCACGTTGTACCTGCCACGCCCAGCAGCAGCACGAGGCCCAGCACCCACCCGGCCGAGTCGCTGCCCGACGCCAGCCCGATCCCCAGGAAGACCGTGCAGAGGGTCAGGATGGACAGCCCCAGCAGCCCGATCACGGTGAGCACGCCCAGCCCCGCCGCCCGCCGCACGCGGCTCCCGGCGCGGCGCAGGGCCAGTGCCGGGGGCACGGCGCCGATCCCCCAGCCGTCCGGGTGCAGCGGCCCACGCCCCGCAGGACGGATCAGGAACCGCGCCACACGGGTGCCGGTGCGGGCCACGGTGAGCAGGGTGGTGACGGACGGAGCCATACTCCAGGGTACGCGGCGGGGCGGCCGGGCGTTCCGATCCAGACCACCATCTGCACCTCGGCACCTGCGCTACGGCAGGGCGGGGCGGGGCAGCGTGCCCAGAGCCAGGGTGCGTTCCAGGCGCAGCGTGTGGTGCTCAAGGCCGTTTCGCTCGTCGAAACGACGGGCAAGGTCCGCAGCCTGGGCCGCGTGGTAGGCGTGACGCCCGCGCACGTCGTAACGGCCGTCCGGCCGGTGACCGGGCACGTCCTGTGGCACGGCCAGCGTGGTCTGCGTGTGGCCGGCGCGCTCCAGCTCCTGGAACAGC from Deinococcus sp. AB2017081 encodes the following:
- a CDS encoding DNA-directed RNA polymerase subunit beta'; this translates as MKDFSKVRIAIASPEKIREWSFGEVEKPETINYRTLKPEREGLFDERIFGPQKDYECACGKYKRQRYEGKVCERCGVEVTSSKVRRYRMGHIDLATPAAHIWYVKDTPSKIGTLLDLSAGQLEKVLYFSSFLVTDPRNAQKEGRPLKRGELLTDDEYRELRFGRQETYTIPNQQEAVIRDGEYVTRGQILGGTVAAKMDGLAQFRFPRRAEIAYSEKVEASLPLPAEALVEQDSFRAGEILAELESDVTITAPVAGTAFLHDMGEDSVMVELRESAAAPSTPATDDDEDTAPAAPVPAGEIIARVYIPHGMDVQVAYGEIVDAGAVLATAKSGARLRVSRDSSLSGVTFPKKKGDVQVTAHWVRRAEYPINPTMHVLVGDGSEVRKGQRVIGAIDVEEQVTAEADGVITLHAPASIIVSKAKVYPYQDEPLVVNGDRVEPGDELADSGNLRSEISGRIEIDLVRKQVRVIESYDFEAKMGAEAVKELLDDLDLDTLEAELNEQMKDSSRHKRAKARKRLEVTRAFKRSGNNPTWMILNTVPVMPPDLRPMVQVDGGRFATSDLNDLYRRLINRNNRLKKLINQGAPDMIIRNEKRMLQEAVDALIDNGRRGSPVTNPGSDRSLRSLTDLLGGKQGRFRQNLLGKRVDYSGRSVIVVGPQLKLHQCGVPKRMALELFKPFLFKVLEEKGEVTNIKQARKMLERYRDTRDTVWDALEEVIEDKVVLLNRAPTLHRLGIQAFEPVLVEGQSIQLHPLVCEAFNADFDGDQMAIHVPLSAQAQAEARIQMLASHNLLSPANGEPNVKPSRDIILGIFTLTLLRKDNLGAGSAFTSEQDVLSALDAGDIALNSAVTLNGKEITPGLLKYIFSNPDEAIMAVERGEIDYQDHVRIRLNGTTYDTSAGRVMFRRLVMEALGTQAHLVDTLVNLETAYEKDALKDMVMACFKHLGIEATAGLLDALKDSGFKLSTSSGITIGIDDIVIPPSKPEILASANAQVAEIEQNYEFGFMTEEERYKQVVQLWNDTKDEVKNAMFKNFEVNYPFNPLWIMSQSGARGNAQQITQLAGMRGLMARPDGSTIEVPILASFREGLTVLEYFISTHGARKGGADTALRTADSGYLTRKLVDVAHEVVVRDVDCGTTDYSTISLGANDDRTGEWRSRKASEIETSIYGRTLTADVQLSSGHTIREGEMLSLEDVKAITKDAKALQEIFVRTPLNCRVKSGVCQKCYGYDLSQAKPVSMGEAVGVVAAESIGEPGTQLTMRTFHTGGVAGSGDITMGLPRVIELFEARKPKVPALIADTTGTLHITEEEERYLIKVEADDTQYSGKLHKVSRATRLAPDIRDGVRVEAGQQLTRGAVNPHDLLEHKDNESAQKYLVDEVQRVYRSQGVKVHDKHIEVIIRQMLRYVEIVDGGDTDLLEGQTVERWEVDAANSALAEGSTPSSWKPVLLGITKSSLTTKSWLSAASFQHTTHVLTEASMKGQVDDLIGLKENVILGKLIPAGTGLQTVRDMQVADDRTLEKYGEGNTSTDSVTGDRSYDDTRPGVVNENVTYTN
- a CDS encoding DUF2721 domain-containing protein — protein: MVDSSLQVLTSMITPAVLISGAGTLLMSTSTRVGRATDRVRQLTARFKVLVSEQGRTEPLAREEKQMIMRQLPRLARRSQLLTRAMTAMYVAVALLVLTSIMIGAASLAKLDFGLAPILLAILGSGSLAFAALTLSYEMRLSARTTKEEMQFLVGLGQHYAGMYAEEKVP
- a CDS encoding SIS domain-containing protein, whose translation is MTAADSVMLREAREAPQVIARQRRENREVVAALAHAIRERRPAYAVTVARGSSDHACTVLKYALETELRLPVACLGPSVLTLYGTRLDLRGALVIAVSQSGASPDVVENVRAARESGALTAALVNVEDSDLAQAAEFVLPLRCGEERAVAATKSYLASLYALLPVVATLTGDSALHTALEGLPTVLERTLALEEHASTLAERYRFAENLLVLARGLHYGVAQEAALKLKETSGIHAEAYSAAEFAHGPRRLLAEGLPLLGFAPADAAATATEAAYADLIAGHADLRSIGPAPDSTLVTPGTGHAVTDTIPSALAFYLFAAHLARHRGLNPDAPPGLSKVTRTR
- the nagA gene encoding N-acetylglucosamine-6-phosphate deacetylase; translated protein: MSAPTPTTLTGQLVIGEQLIPGRIDFTDTITSITPQPDAPDTLIVPGFVDAHVHGGHGADTMDGPDGVRQLARFHARHGTTTLLPTTITNPWERVLHALDAVRDVMRSGMDDGPDIPGAHLEGPFISPGRLGAQPPNTVLPTSERVAQVLEGGVVRAVTIAPELPGALEAALAMGAAGIRIGVGHTRADAATVTAFLNALHAQGIRTCSTHLYNAMGGIEGRDPGVPGALLADPHAFHEVILDLLHVHPTSFLLARAAAPGRVTLVTDAMRAAGLGDGDSELGGQRVVVRGGEARLEGGSLAGSLLTMDAALRHAVQSGVPLPEASRMASAVPAASLNLNDRGTLSAGQRADVVVLSPALEVQAVYVAGVPVPGVGA
- a CDS encoding aminotransferase class I/II-fold pyridoxal phosphate-dependent enzyme, whose protein sequence is MWASDRASAVPGSVFSLMDQAMGRARAAGLPVIDLSIGSSDLHPPAAVLDVLRDATRDPATYRYPMVSDTRPLRMAAADYLHRRFGVQVNADGEVVPLIGAQEGLAHLLLAVTDPGDTLLLPDPCYPPYLGAAAVAGLNVVTLPLHVERGFLPDLDAVPAGVRPRVLLLNYPNNPTSAVADLAFFERAAGWCRARGTLLVHDNPYAELTFGTYRAPSALQAGVDGVVELHSLSKTHHMGGFRVGFAAGDAGALAALARVKGAVDFHPYLGIQRAAALALGLPEDVGREGAATFEARRDALVPALQRLDWDVTLPQASMFVWARVPGLTDSVAFAVQLAAQTGVAVSPGRAFGVQGEGFVRLALVQPPAALERAARALSGAAIPSGSAPLAR